The Pochonia chlamydosporia 170 chromosome 3, whole genome shotgun sequence genome contains the following window.
TCTATTACGCGGCCACACGCTCTGAAGCGATCGGATTACGACGATGGGTCGGGTGGCTGTGTTCTGTGATTGGCCTTGCTTACAGCTCGGCGGGCCAATGCATCACCGGCGCATGGAGATGTTGTATGGAAATACCCCTTCTGGACGGTGGCGTTTGACAACCCAAAGGGCTGAGCCGAAACCGAGACGGATGAGATGCTTCTCGGCATCAGTGAGTGGTTGGGGATGAAAGTTTGTGGGGCAAATGCGAATGGCTCATTATGTTTCAGACTGATGGAATTGTGTTGATTGAGTTGATGGGCCGATCGATGGGGGTTTATGCGTTATGGAGGGGCAGTTGCGAGGTAGTTGATTCACATCACTTTATTTGTTGTGAGGAGTTgagaggatgatgatgaaataGGTTTTGAATTCATAAGAGTAGAGTTTCCCTCGGATCAAAAAGAAGGGCGATACGCTGAGGGCTGAACGCGAAATGATCTTCAAACTTGATGATTAACTTTCAGTCAAGGCGTAATAACAGTCTGCAAATACGGGCCTCTCATGTTGGCAGCCGTATCAAACGcttcctcaaactcctccaaccGAAATGCCCCAACCGTTTCGATACCACCAACGTCACCCAACTTGATGTACCCCGACTCCGCCAACGAAATCATCTTTCGAATATCGTCTTTCGTATACATCCACTTTCCCTTGACAGTAATGTCATTCAACATGATGAACTGCGTTGGAAGACTCAATTCCGCGTGAGCACCCATCAGACTTACACGGCCGCCCCGACGAAGCGACATGAGGCCGCTTTTGAAATGGGTGCTGGAAATGGCTTGTCCCGGTGATATGTCGAAGAATACATCCGCCAGACCATGCTTTGTAATATCCCGAATATCTGTGTCAATATCTCCGGTAACACACACAGTTCGGATTCTCTCGCCGTAGTGAGGCACTCGTTTCAACATATTCAGAGTATCAACATTCCGCCCAACGGCAATAACTTGCGCTCCCATAGCCAATGCCGCAATAACTGCAGCACTGCCAAAAGTGCCTGCTGCAGGAGCAATAATGACCTTCTCCCCAGCAGTGACACCGACGTCTCGTAAGCCACCAAGTGGCACCGAAATTTGAGCAAGATACATCAAGTCAACGGCGGTGTAGCCCAATCCGTCTCCCGGACCACCCATAAGAACAGCCTCATTCATGGTAAAGCAGTTTTCCAAAGGAACTTTAGCATACTCGGCGTAGGTGCTGTCCCGCCATTCTCCCTCCATGAGCTTGTTACTCGCGGGACTGAACCCGGCGGATAGCCCGTGAAGAATTAGAGAGTTGGGGTCGTCGCGACCTTGAATGAAACAATCAAAGTAGACAAGTTGTCCGGGTGTAAGAGATGTTGCGTCTGGACCAACCTCTGAGATGCGGCCGATTGCTGATAACCCTGGAACAAAGGGTGTTGGATATGGGTATGGTTTCTGGCCACTGTAAACCCGTCCTGCGTATGTGAGGACACCGGCGGCTAGGACCTGGATAATTGCACTGCCTGCTCCTGCTTGTGGATATGGCTGAGATACGACCGACATGTCGTATGGGTCTCTGGTGGAGTTCAGTTTTAACACACGATGTGTTCTTGGTAACTGGATGGGGGATTGAGTGGACATTGTCGAATATTGGAAGTCAGTTTATGTGGCGGGCAGTTGGTAGGCTTGGCTGACTGGCTCAATTTGAGTGAAGACGATGACatttatatttttttttgatTAGATTAAATGTCTGTTCATTAATGTAGTCCACTTTACTTCTTGATCCTAATGCTCCAACGAAACGCATCTACGTTCATACGGTGACCGTACGTTAAGTCCGAGCCAGCAGTACCGTTGCTAGGCGCAGTTGATCCATCCTGCGCTGTGCGTACAGCCCTGCGTCGCGAATTGGGTTAAAGACTATGGTATCTAAGTTCATCTATCGGAGACGGTCGTCGCTAGTCGTTGAACGACTCTGAGAGACCACAGCATGGGGCTGAAGCCGCGGAGATGATCGGTCTTGGTGGACAACCCAGTGTAAAGGCCGTTATTCCCGATGGCCTCTTCATGCATGTAATATACTCAACCTAGATGAGTATAGTATGTACCCATGCATAAACGGTCATATGGTGAATAGACGTAACTCCGGTTAAGACATTCACATGTGATCACAGGCTTTCACACCCTCATGCCAGTTGACCTCACTGTCGAGGCGCATTCACACGTCGAGGACTTTGAGGGACTTGAGATTCTAGAAAATTGCAATCTGAGGCGCTATGGTGATAATGTTTCACATTCTGATAGCATTACAACTCATAAACAGGTGGTATCTCGCGCTCTGACATCCGTTGCAAAACCATAAACCAGTCATCGCCCAGCCCAAAATATCGTCAAGCAAGTCATCCAAACCATGACATCGAAATCCCTCCCGTAGTCCACATTCAACTGAATCTTGCCAATCTCCCCTCTAGCCGACGTACTCGTGAAGATAGCCACAATATTCTTCCCgtccttctcctccgccactTCCCCAGgttcatcctcatcgtcatgtTCTTCCACCAATTTGTAATTCTGCGCACTAAATGTTGGTTTATGCATTCCATCCACGGTAACGTGCTTCGTTCTGGTCCAGCAAAGGCGTTTTGTTACCGGTTTTGCAATCTCCGACACTTCACTAACATCATCATTCTTTGGAGCCACGTCAAAAGTCCACCTGTGCTTCACGCCCGAATTGGAAAACAGCATGTCTTCCCAGCGCATTGCATCAGGCGGCCCCTTTGAGTCGCCTAAACCGATTTTGAAGTTTTTAGAGAAATGTGGCAAATGGGACACTGCGATCACCGCCGCGTTTTCATCTGGTCCGTCGTGCATCGTTAGCAGTGGTGTGTTGCCTGTGACAGCTCTCCTTCGCACATGGGcggcatggctggtggtCTCTTGAGTTGGGATGATGTCGAGGTGGTATTTGAAGATGGAACCTTTGACGTTGAATATGCGAGACATGGTTgtgttgtggatgtggttgacCTGGGACAATTGTGAAGGTGTGAGATCTTGTTCAGCTTTGCGCCTCCACGGCACTGTTGTTGTTATGCTTCGAGGACCAACTCTGTTTAGCAACCTGTTACCTTTTAAATCATTTTCAACTGAGAGGTTTGCATTGGTCATGCGGTGTTGTCTTCACGAGGCTGCTGCAGGGCTTtgtgaagatggatgagacAATCGGTTCGCGTACAGAGAGAAATACGATGGACGCGAGAAAACGCCACACAAACCTTGAGCCACATGCAGTAACTGGAGATAAATTCTGCAGAAAGGTTAATCAAGGCACATTAGGCTGCCGTTTTATTAAGTCTATCCCCCAAATGTTGCTTTTCTCCTCAAAGTTGTCTTCCCGTTTTGGCGACGTGCATTGGCAAGTTATTGCATCACGGTATTCTGTCGGTATTTAAAGCTGGTGCCTATAAACGAGATAAAAAGAGGaggctcaagaagaagctaaTGGATATGTTAAAAAAGTCGGTTAGTTTGACACATATGCGCTAGGTATTTCACGATTAATAAAAGGGAACGGTCCGTCGATGCACAGAGACAGTTTTGCACATATGCGTTGACAATAGCTGCATGCAGACGAAACTAATTAATTAATGTCTTGCTGTAGCAGATGCAGACGTAACAAGAACCACGTTTATTAACTAGCTGATTCTCAAACATTAATATTATGTCGCTTCATCTTAGATGTTCCGTTCATTACGATTAGGGTGGAGTGAGGTAAGACATCTCATAACTGCCGGAGTCTTTTTTCTTCCCAAAAGAAAGCACAAAGAGCGGTCTCTAACACCCAATGTATGGGGCTCATCCTGGTTTCCGTAAATTGGTCAGGCGGTTGGTATTTGACACAGTAAGTCACCTTAGAAAAACAACACTACATTCCTGGAGACTGTCGTTCGTGCATAGATCCGGAATCTTGTTTCTTTATGTGTATCATGGACATCTTGCTCATTATTTACACAATATGTGCTTGTGTCGTCGCTGGTCGAAATTGCGCGCTCTGTGCGACTAAGTCTGTGCCCGGCGGACAATACGGCGGTGATGATATTTCAGTCGCTAATGAAGCGTTTGAACGATTCATTCTGGGACAGATGGAAGAATGGCACGTTCCTGGTCTTGCAATGGCCATTGTTGAAGGAAATAAAACCTGGTCCAAGGTGGTTGCGGCCTCTCCTTAACTATACCCAGCGCTGACTGAAGTTCCAGGGCTTTGGATATGGAACTTTGCGCTCTGAACCAGTCACTCCTTCAACGTTATTCTACTGTGGTAGTATGACCAAATCATTCACAGCGGCAGCATTATCGTTACTTGTTGATGATCACAACAATACACTTCAATGGACCACACCAATCTCCAGCTTGTTGAAGGATTTTATCCTGTCGGATAATTGGGCTACTGAGCATATAACTATTCAAGACGCGCTAAGTCACAGAACTGGATACCCTCGACATGACTTCTCAGGTCCGTTTGGAAACTCCTCCATGGATATGATTCGTAGATTTCGGCACCTTCCCATGTCGAAAGAACCTCGAGTCATTTGGCAGTACAACAACATGATGTACGGCACATTGGGATACCTAGTAGAGCAAGTAAGCAGAATCAAGTTGCCCGAGTTCTTCCGGCGCAGATTATGGCACCCGATGGGCATGATGAACACATATTTGGACCCGGATGAAGCATTAGCGAGCGGAAATCAGCTTGCCCATGCGTACTACTACGACAACGATACTCAGACATTCGGACTCCTGCCGTGGAATGACGAAGCGagtgttgctggtgctggtatGGCGATATCGTCTGTACTCGACTGGTCTCGATATATACGACACATGATTGAAGAATCAGGACCTATTTCAAAAGCTGGCCATGCTGCACTAAAGGCACCGCACATGGTCTCGGAACAAGACAGACGCATATACTCTGGCACAGAGTTTTACGGTCTAGGATGGGCATCTAATATTATCCAAAATGAAGCCGTGTGGTATCACTCTGGCAGAGTGAGTGGCATGCTGTCATACATGGCATTTGTTCCAAGTCGGCAATTTGGCTTCGTTATAATGCTTAATACCGAGAGTGTGGCAGCACTCGACTCCGTGTTCTCTGCTACTTTGTTCAACTATTTTAGGGTAGCAGAATCGAAGCACAGCAACATACGGGCAGAGTAAGTGAGAAAAGGGCCTAGGGAGATATTGTACTGACTATTTGGCAGATGGTATGACTTATTAAAGGCTTCAGATGAGAATCTGCGCAATTGCTCGGCTCGATTATACCCTGGTTTCAGTACTGACGCAACTCCGTCAAAGATAGCACTGGATGATCTTGTGGGACGCTACTACAATGATGGCTATGGCTATGCCAATATAACTCTCAGATGCGACGACTGGCAATCTCCGGCAGGCTCACCAACAAAGTTCACTCTGACACCTGATAGGTGCCGGCTGGTTATCCCCAGGTCAGAGCTGTTTGGAAAAAGAGTGTCGTTTCAGCTGCAGTACGTAACTGGAGACAAGTGGCTGGCATGGCTATTTGTTGATGACTATGAAACAGTTAAGCGGCCTACCGGCTGCTATCGAGCTGAACTTAaacttggtgatggtggaaAGCCGGATGGCCTTGGGTTAGATATTAGGATGGAAGGGGATGATGTACCGCTGACTTGGTTTAGAAGAACATAGATCCATGCAAACTAGAGTCAGGAATCCAAGGTTTGATCCTAACTAAGAGGCTGGTGTCGTCTGTTTCTGGGAGTGTATAATGAGCCCAATATCAGAATTGCGAGAAAGGTTCGTTATACTACTATGTGTAGACGTCTGTCTTAATTACTGCTGTATCCTTGGCATAATAGAAAAAAATGGATGGCGAGTATTCTGTCATTCTAATATTTAAACCGGCCATAGCATATACGATCGATCAAGAAAGAAACCGAATCTGTCTGCATTCATGTTCTATTTGATACTGCAAAAGTTTCATCCTTAGTACTAGCCGAAGATTTCGTCGTAGTAATCATATCTTAGCTCCTCTGCGAGCACTTTCCTCCGGAAGAACCAGTTTAGTAATACATGACGCGCAGCAGAGCAACCCTCAACAGACAAATACCCAAGCCAACTATGCCTCCCCAAGTAACTCAAACAACCCTGGCCATGGGCAATGCTACTCGTCAGAACTAGGAGGCCAGTCAGGCGTGCTTAACTCTCCCAGGATCGCCTATCACCAGGGACAAGACCAGAGAAGTACATAAAAGCTTAGTCCAGGGAGAAACGCAACTCTAACGACTCACAGGTGGCAATTCAGTGGCTTTGCTGCCGTATGAGGAGGTAGTCACATCAGTAACGACATTGATAACACAATTCCTAAGTCAGCGGGATGAGGCTCTATACAAAGCATTTTTGGATGGCCAAAAGTCAAACCAGAGCATGGTGGACTCTGCCATGAATATGATGAATGCTGCTGTTAATTGGTAATCTCTTTAACGTCTTTGTCTTTACAACCGATATTAATACAAATTTCCAATCAGGATGAATCTGCAAATACGAAAGGACCTTGGGATCCCAGGATTCAGAACCAATGTACACTGACTTTTAGTCATGCTTGAAGGAGACAACCTTTTGGCGTAGCTGAGGTACAATCACTCACCAGGCTCAACTCGGGCGGCAGGAGCTATAAGTTAATGATGGCACAAGTCGCTCATTTTGATACCAGAGTTCAGATCGCGAAGGATTAAGAGTCCAAGGGGAGTGGCAGGAAAGAAGGTCGTTGTCACTTGAACACAGGTGATTGAATTGGGTGATTTACTTGCCTCAGTGCTGCAGGAATATGTACAGCGGTGAAGCAGTATCTGCATCTATGTCGTCAGACCTGGAAAGGACCGGGCATTTCGGCCGCGCAAACTACAGTACAGTatgttgttggccatgggtTAACTAACAGATGGCCAGGCTAGGCCCTGCTTGCCTGTTCTCATGTTGCGCCGGGCCTGTTTCATGGAGAAATCGCTTCATTTGCGGTTCAGGATTGCACCTATCTGGTGGCGTCAGCCGTCGGTGCACGTCAGACGATCGTCCCTTCCCGGCCCGTTCCAATGGATGTACGGATTAAGCCATTCCGAGGCTAGCTGGCCCAAGCCACTTACCCCATATTGTGCCTCTAGATTTGGCCGTGTCCCGTCTTTTGACTCCTTGCTATAGAGCATGATTGGATGTACGCTGCCAACTCAGGATGCTGGACGGCATCGCTGATCATTACCTTGGCCCGGATATCAGGACACTCGGCCTCACAGCAGACGTGTCTGCATCGTCTACGGAGACGGAGTGCTCGAAGCTCGTGGTCTCATTACCCATCAGCGAGGTTCGAGACCATGACCTGGACTAATCCCGGTGCTCCAGAGTGCCAAGACACGGCACACCAGCCGCGTTTAGCAGGTAACCCTCACCTTTCCATGTCAGCTTTCTAGGCAACAATAAGGGATCCCTGCCCTACCATGACCAACGTTTCCTCCGAACCAGGCCAGCCTCACTCTGCAAGCCTCTCTTCACCAAACCTTGAATGACATTAGGCGACTGTAATAGTTCTGTGCCAAGCGCCAACTGCACTTCGACCAAGGCTGACAGACCACTCGAGGCTGACTTTTCCAAAGTAGCTGGGGCATGATTAATTTAGAATATCCCTCGGATGCAGCAAAAGGGGCAAGCCAAACCCTGCTGGCCCTGTCACTGGCGTCTCTGTTACAGGCATtggggtcaactggtggtgttttgctgtTTGTCCATTGGTCCCTGTCCCGATTGTGGCGTATTCTAATGGTGGTTGGTGTAGAGCATCTTACTGTGGCTGAGAGCAGAGAGGCTAGGAAATATTCTGTAATTGTTTTAACATTAGCGAATGTAGAACACCTCCCCTGAATTGTTCGCCGACGGCCAGTTAACAAGGGATCTTGGGGAGAGGCGTACCCCAGCAAGCACCAGGATACGGCAgtatgtacagtacagtacatacaaGCCACCTGTCTCAACATCCAAGCACACATATTTCGtgatggaaagaaggaaatgtGCTCAGAACTCTCAACGGCTCCGGCACGACGAAGGTTGAAAACTGGCTTAGCTTGTTCCGCCCCTAGTCTGAGGCTAGAGAACCCCCAGGGGGGAATATGCATGAGCCTGCGTAGGAGAAGTGTCAGAGCAACTCAGCCAACAAACATATCTCGGGCCAATTGTTGAAAAGGGTTCTTGCCCCTGCTCTACCCACCCGAAGCCTGCCGGTATTTTTGGAATTGAATTTGGACCGTGTGTGGAGTGCTGCTCTCTGGTTGCTGACTTCGGCTCTTCTTGGTCCCAAGGGCTGCTTCCACCAAGTGTCTGTGTCTATACATTCCACAAAAGATTGTAAGCGATATCATGGAGTCGTCATTCGACATCAACGCACTTGCTCAGCTTGGTCGCGAGCAGAAAACACTACTTGACACTGTCGATAGTCTTCGTGGGCTTGGCGTTGAGCTTGACTCCCTCCCCCAGAttgtggtggttggcgaCAAATCATCTGGCAAGAGCTCTGTTCTCGAAGCCATATCCCGCGTTCCATTCCCTGTGAAGAGCAGTCTTTGCACAAGATGTCCTACAGAGCTTGTTTTAAGAAAGGCGCCAGAGGCGAAAGTCGCAGTCAAGATCCGCAGCAAGGATGCAGAGCGTGATGTTATGTTCAGCAAAGATCATCTCGCCGGCGATGTCCTGTCATCTATCATTGAGAAAGGGAAAGAGGAGATGGGCATTGGAAAGGGTAGTGCAGACT
Protein-coding sequences here:
- a CDS encoding alcohol dehydrogenase protein (similar to Eutypa lata UCREL1 XP_007796504.1) — encoded protein: MSVVSQPYPQAGAGSAIIQVLAAGVLTYAGRVYSGQKPYPYPTPFVPGLSAIGRISEVGPDATSLTPGQLVYFDCFIQGRDDPNSLILHGLSAGFSPASNKLMEGEWRDSTYAEYAKVPLENCFTMNEAVLMGGPGDGLGYTAVDLMYLAQISVPLGGLRDVGVTAGEKVIIAPAAGTFGSAAVIAALAMGAQVIAVGRNVDTLNMLKRVPHYGERIRTVCVTGDIDTDIRDITKHGLADVFFDISPGQAISSTHFKSGLMSLRRGGRVSLMGAHAELSLPTQFIMLNDITVKGKWMYTKDDIRKMISLAESGYIKLGDVGGIETVGAFRLEEFEEAFDTAANMRGPYLQTVITP
- a CDS encoding penicillin-binding protein (similar to Metarhizium acridum CQMa 102 XP_007813895.1), whose translation is MDILLIIYTICACVVAGRNCALCATKSVPGGQYGGDDISVANEAFERFILGQMEEWHVPGLAMAIVEGNKTWSKGFGYGTLRSEPVTPSTLFYCGSMTKSFTAAALSLLVDDHNNTLQWTTPISSLLKDFILSDNWATEHITIQDALSHRTGYPRHDFSGPFGNSSMDMIRRFRHLPMSKEPRVIWQYNNMMYGTLGYLVEQVSRIKLPEFFRRRLWHPMGMMNTYLDPDEALASGNQLAHAYYYDNDTQTFGLLPWNDEASVAGAGMAISSVLDWSRYIRHMIEESGPISKAGHAALKAPHMVSEQDRRIYSGTEFYGLGWASNIIQNEAVWYHSGRVSGMLSYMAFVPSRQFGFVIMLNTESVAALDSVFSATLFNYFRVAESKHSNIRAEWYDLLKASDENLRNCSARLYPGFSTDATPSKIALDDLVGRYYNDGYGYANITLRCDDWQSPAGSPTKFTLTPDRCRLVIPRSELFGKRVSFQLQYVTGDKWLAWLFVDDYETVKRPTGCYRAELKLGDGGKPDGLGT